A region of Streptomyces sp. NBC_01267 DNA encodes the following proteins:
- a CDS encoding ABC transporter ATP-binding protein, which yields MTTTAPPTTVVSFEQVNKSYGPVHAVAGLSLDLHPGETVALLGPNGAGKSSTLDLLLGLRRPDSGTVRVFGTTPEQAIKDGRVGAMLQSGGLMEEVTVRELVKLGCDLHRRPRTVAEVLDRAGITQIADRMVNKLSGGQEQRVRFALATAGDSDLIVLDEPTTGMDVSARHSFWATMREQADQGRTVLFATHYLEEADAIADRVLVLHKGRLLADGTASEIKAKAGARRIAFDLEGVIDEAALRGLPFLTACDVSGRTVRIQSSDADGTVHAVYGLGLYPHNLEVAGLGLEQAFVAITEAEEAKAA from the coding sequence ATGACGACGACAGCACCGCCCACCACTGTGGTGAGCTTCGAGCAAGTGAACAAGAGCTACGGCCCGGTGCACGCCGTGGCCGGCCTCTCCCTCGATCTGCACCCCGGTGAGACGGTCGCGCTCCTCGGTCCCAACGGAGCGGGCAAGTCCTCGACGCTCGACCTCCTGCTGGGCCTGCGCAGGCCCGACTCGGGGACCGTCCGGGTCTTCGGTACGACGCCCGAGCAGGCCATCAAGGACGGCCGGGTCGGGGCGATGCTGCAGAGCGGCGGCCTGATGGAGGAGGTCACGGTGCGCGAGCTGGTGAAACTCGGCTGCGACCTGCACCGCCGTCCGCGTACCGTCGCCGAGGTACTGGACCGGGCCGGGATCACCCAGATCGCGGACCGTATGGTCAACAAACTCTCCGGCGGCCAGGAGCAGCGCGTCCGGTTCGCCCTGGCGACCGCGGGCGACAGCGACCTGATCGTCCTCGACGAGCCGACCACCGGGATGGACGTCTCCGCCCGGCACTCCTTCTGGGCCACCATGCGGGAACAGGCCGACCAGGGCCGTACGGTCCTCTTCGCCACCCACTACCTGGAGGAGGCGGACGCGATCGCCGACCGGGTGCTCGTCCTGCACAAGGGCCGCCTCCTCGCCGACGGCACCGCCTCCGAGATCAAGGCGAAGGCGGGGGCCCGCCGGATCGCCTTCGACCTCGAAGGGGTCATCGACGAGGCGGCGCTGCGCGGACTGCCGTTCCTCACCGCGTGCGACGTGTCCGGCCGTACGGTCCGCATCCAGTCGTCCGACGCCGACGGGACCGTCCACGCCGTGTACGGACTCGGGCTCTACCCGCACAACCTCGAAGTCGCCGGACTCGGCCTGGAACAGGCCTTCGTCGCCATCACGGAGGCCGAGGAGGCCAAAGCAGCATGA